A DNA window from Candidatus Bodocaedibacter vickermanii contains the following coding sequences:
- a CDS encoding M50 family metallopeptidase: MFRFDMQEFATEFLTTTLLFVVVLSFIVFVHELGHFLPARYFGIKVDTFSIGFGKEIFGWTDSKGTRWKFSWIPLGGYVRFFGDMDAASTSVDKTISEEEKSKSLYYRSVKQRMIVSIGGPAANYLLAIALFFAVFYLSGQPEVSSKIDSFAENSPAKAAGLIVGDEIKSINGKAVNSFSDVLEAMSELKSPEINVEVQRDGGMHRYMFLANSVKAGDSERFILGVKTGRGAAFQFGSSVYSALTYPVNISIATLVGIKNMILKTSMDGLGGPIAMAKGIKTAASMGVMVVIFYAALISTSLGFFNLLPIPTLDGGHIMFYMIEAIRGKPVSEKIQEWSFAIGLGALLLLTLVVTYKDVFFK; encoded by the coding sequence ATGTTTAGGTTTGATATGCAAGAATTTGCAACAGAATTTTTAACAACCACACTACTGTTTGTTGTTGTTTTATCATTTATTGTGTTTGTTCACGAATTAGGACATTTTTTACCGGCTAGATATTTCGGAATCAAGGTGGATACCTTTTCAATTGGTTTTGGAAAAGAGATCTTTGGATGGACAGATTCAAAAGGAACTCGCTGGAAATTCAGTTGGATTCCTCTGGGGGGATATGTCCGTTTCTTTGGTGATATGGATGCGGCCAGCACATCAGTTGATAAAACGATTTCTGAAGAAGAAAAATCAAAGTCCTTGTACTATCGATCAGTTAAGCAACGCATGATCGTTTCTATTGGGGGGCCAGCAGCTAACTATCTATTGGCTATCGCTCTGTTTTTTGCCGTCTTTTATTTAAGTGGGCAACCAGAAGTATCCTCAAAGATTGATAGCTTTGCTGAAAACAGCCCAGCAAAAGCCGCAGGATTAATTGTTGGCGACGAAATTAAATCAATTAATGGCAAAGCAGTCAATTCATTCTCTGACGTTTTAGAGGCTATGAGCGAATTAAAGTCGCCGGAAATTAACGTTGAAGTTCAACGTGATGGTGGAATGCATCGCTATATGTTTTTGGCTAACAGCGTAAAGGCAGGCGATTCTGAACGATTCATCTTGGGTGTCAAGACTGGGCGTGGGGCAGCCTTTCAATTCGGAAGTTCTGTTTATTCGGCGTTGACGTATCCGGTGAATATTTCCATCGCAACGCTTGTGGGTATTAAGAATATGATACTAAAGACTAGCATGGACGGATTGGGCGGACCTATTGCAATGGCAAAAGGGATTAAAACGGCCGCGTCTATGGGGGTAATGGTTGTGATCTTTTATGCGGCGTTAATTTCTACAAGCTTAGGGTTCTTTAACCTGCTTCCCATTCCAACGTTGGACGGCGGACACATAATGTTTTATATGATCGAAGCAATTCGGGGAAAGCCTGTAAGTGAAAAAATTCAAGAATGGTCATTTGCTATTGGTTTGGGGGCTTTATTATTATTAACCCTAGTTGTAACCTATAAAGACGTATTTTTTAAGTAA
- the plsY gene encoding glycerol-3-phosphate 1-O-acyltransferase PlsY, with product MSMNILLIWCVIAYLIGSIPFGYILVKLFLKQDVRKQGSGNIGATNVLRTGGKKLALATYVLDITKVWIPMLLFNVIMNPINDMPSDILLSSLMIVGGTGVIGHMYSCWLKFNGGKGVASFTGFCAWLFPYSAIIGIFVFLIIAFSTKIVSIASLIGIIAAGIYVIFYVFPILDTPTQLMLVSKIFFIFIILLIFVRHKGNIARLMKGEENKVKF from the coding sequence ATGAGCATGAACATATTATTAATATGGTGTGTAATCGCCTATTTGATTGGATCCATTCCTTTTGGATATATTTTAGTTAAACTGTTTCTAAAACAAGATGTTAGAAAACAAGGCTCTGGAAATATTGGCGCCACAAATGTCTTGCGAACGGGCGGCAAGAAGCTGGCGCTTGCAACCTATGTTCTGGACATTACCAAGGTCTGGATTCCTATGCTGCTGTTTAACGTTATCATGAATCCTATCAATGATATGCCCTCTGATATTCTTTTAAGTTCATTGATGATTGTTGGAGGAACAGGAGTTATAGGTCACATGTATTCATGTTGGTTGAAATTTAATGGTGGAAAAGGTGTCGCATCATTTACAGGATTTTGCGCATGGTTGTTTCCGTATAGTGCTATCATAGGAATTTTTGTTTTCTTAATCATCGCATTTTCAACAAAAATTGTGTCGATTGCATCTTTAATTGGAATCATCGCTGCTGGTATTTATGTGATTTTTTACGTTTTTCCCATCCTTGATACTCCCACACAATTAATGTTGGTATCAAAAATATTTTTCATTTTTATCATTCTGTTAATTTTTGTGCGTCATAAAGGTAATATCGCACGCCTAATGAAAGGCGAGGAAAACAAAGTAAAATTTTAA
- the rlmB gene encoding 23S rRNA (guanosine(2251)-2'-O)-methyltransferase RlmB, which produces MEQRASSSKLFLYGTHAVNAALQNSKRQHKNLYVVAENAEAYSAYSKILKKVTKKELEKFVPADAVHQGIVLETTPLPNVHLEHLPLQNDPCLILAFDQVTDPHNVGAILRSAACFNVDGVIHTERNSPLESGVLAKSACGALDRVPFSKVTNLSRTLEILKEKGFWVVGLSEHGKQSLHELDLPKKIVLVIGAEGSGMRRLVTETCDFLAQLPTNPDFPTLNASNAAAVALYELQQQLRRQ; this is translated from the coding sequence GTGGAGCAACGAGCCTCTTCATCAAAATTATTTTTATATGGTACGCATGCTGTAAACGCAGCATTGCAGAATTCAAAACGTCAACATAAGAACTTATACGTCGTTGCAGAAAATGCAGAGGCATATAGCGCTTATTCAAAAATTTTAAAAAAGGTAACGAAAAAAGAGTTAGAAAAATTCGTTCCCGCTGATGCCGTTCATCAAGGTATCGTTTTAGAAACAACACCATTACCGAATGTACATTTAGAACACTTGCCCTTGCAGAACGACCCATGCTTGATTTTGGCATTTGATCAAGTAACTGACCCGCACAATGTAGGAGCAATTCTGCGTTCCGCCGCCTGTTTTAATGTGGATGGCGTGATTCATACCGAACGCAACAGCCCCTTAGAAAGTGGTGTGTTAGCAAAATCTGCTTGTGGAGCCTTAGACCGAGTACCCTTTTCCAAGGTTACTAACCTGTCCCGTACATTAGAAATATTAAAGGAAAAAGGCTTTTGGGTTGTGGGATTATCTGAACATGGTAAGCAATCCCTGCATGAACTAGATTTACCAAAAAAAATAGTCTTAGTTATTGGCGCCGAAGGATCTGGCATGCGCAGATTGGTAACCGAAACGTGTGATTTTTTAGCACAGCTTCCCACCAACCCAGACTTTCCAACTCTGAATGCATCTAACGCTGCGGCAGTCGCTTTATATGAACTTCAACAACAATTAAGGAGACAATAA
- the bamD gene encoding outer membrane protein assembly factor BamD, whose translation MLKKVVMVFGLALLTVACDPLDEYRNKSDTYLYDTGMDYLEYGRHERAAKVFEEVDLQHPSSPLAPKALLMAGYCYYLESNPDSRNTNRFPDALDKFESFVRLHPNHEMIPYALYMMGMCHFEMLGDEMRDQTASAKAVGYFSNVTERFPKSPYAKDASEKLKILTLYAAKKHVYIAEVLMREDRHAPAIARLQHALKMGLDAESKRQAIEMLNTCYIVLKLNHLVTPTENKEVSVQP comes from the coding sequence ATGTTGAAAAAGGTTGTTATGGTATTTGGGTTAGCCCTGTTAACAGTGGCGTGTGATCCATTAGATGAATATCGCAATAAATCGGATACTTATTTATATGATACAGGTATGGATTATTTGGAATACGGACGCCATGAACGGGCGGCTAAAGTATTTGAAGAAGTAGACTTGCAACATCCATCCTCACCATTGGCACCGAAAGCATTGCTAATGGCTGGATACTGTTATTATTTAGAAAGCAATCCCGACAGTCGAAATACCAATAGATTTCCAGACGCATTAGATAAATTTGAAAGCTTTGTTCGTTTGCACCCCAACCATGAAATGATCCCTTACGCACTTTACATGATGGGAATGTGTCATTTTGAAATGCTTGGAGATGAAATGCGCGACCAGACTGCATCGGCAAAAGCTGTGGGCTATTTTTCAAATGTGACTGAACGTTTTCCAAAGTCACCCTATGCAAAAGATGCCAGTGAGAAATTAAAGATTCTTACCCTGTACGCAGCAAAAAAACATGTGTATATCGCAGAGGTATTAATGCGAGAAGATCGTCATGCCCCAGCAATTGCAAGATTGCAACACGCATTAAAGATGGGATTAGACGCAGAATCAAAACGACAAGCGATTGAAATGTTAAATACCTGTTACATCGTATTGAAGTTAAATCATTTAGTAACACCAACAGAGAATAAAGAGGTATCTGTACAGCCATAA
- a CDS encoding GyrI-like domain-containing protein: MSIELDIEGNQTLKKEIVTQPEMKLVGISTRTSNAAEFNPETAQIGVTVQKYISEGIYNQIANQKNPGTTLCVYTDYESDHTGKFTYFIGAQVDADSDVPEGLSTLTIPAQSYAKFTTDAGVMPSVCINAWMDIWKMTPEDFGSERAFKADFEVYDGRALDPANTALDIYIGIKQ; this comes from the coding sequence ATGTCAATAGAACTGGACATAGAGGGAAATCAAACTTTGAAAAAAGAAATCGTTACGCAGCCTGAAATGAAACTTGTTGGAATTTCTACTCGCACCAGCAATGCTGCAGAATTTAATCCAGAGACAGCACAGATTGGTGTAACTGTACAAAAATATATTTCAGAAGGGATATATAATCAGATTGCGAACCAAAAAAATCCAGGTACAACTCTGTGTGTTTATACAGATTATGAAAGTGATCACACTGGAAAGTTCACCTACTTTATTGGTGCACAGGTTGATGCGGACAGCGACGTTCCAGAAGGTTTAAGCACACTTACTATACCTGCTCAATCCTATGCAAAGTTTACAACGGATGCAGGTGTAATGCCATCGGTATGTATTAACGCGTGGATGGACATTTGGAAAATGACGCCTGAAGATTTTGGATCAGAACGTGCATTTAAAGCAGATTTCGAAGTGTATGATGGGCGTGCGCTAGACCCAGCAAATACAGCGCTAGATATTTATATTGGAATTAAGCAGTAA
- a CDS encoding ribonucleoside-diphosphate reductase subunit alpha, whose translation MNLAENLQGVVSSTDINIDYNRDQNLTDYSVATLEDRYLLPNERPQDLFARVAAHYADDQAHAQRLYDYISNLWFMPATPILSNGGTTRGLPISCFLNESGDSLDGISSLWFENIWLASNGGGIGSYWGNVRSVGEKVGINGKTSGIIPFIRVMDSLTFAISQGSLRRGSAAVYLPIHHPEIEEFIELRRPTGGDFNRKALNLHHGVVVTDEFMRAVEAGAKFNLRSPKDGHVVQEVDARALWIRLLTTRIETGEPYILFIDTVNKYVPEHHKKAGLSVKMSNLCAEITLPTGLDHLGNDRTAVCCLSSLNLEKYFEWKDHPTFVEDIMRFLDNVLTDFINNAPDYMSKAKYSAMRERSVGLGVMGFHTFLQAQNIPIESVMSKVWNKKIFQQIREQADAASKTLAAEKGACPDAADFGIQERFSNKMAIAPTASISTIANNTSPGIEPIAANSFVHKTLTGSVTIKNKYLKALLQKYDQDTDETWSSISVGGGSVQHLDFLTDDEKAIFKTAYEIDQRWLIDLAADRTPYICQSQSLNLFLPSDVHKKTLHEIHFLAWKKGVKSLYYKRSKSIQRAESNQTTYTWDAKPAVDTNGEECLACQ comes from the coding sequence ATGAACTTGGCTGAAAACCTTCAAGGTGTTGTATCGTCAACTGATATTAATATTGATTATAATCGTGATCAAAACTTAACGGATTATTCCGTTGCAACATTAGAAGATCGGTATTTATTGCCGAATGAACGGCCTCAGGATTTGTTTGCGCGTGTTGCTGCGCACTATGCAGATGATCAAGCTCACGCACAACGGCTATATGATTATATTAGCAACCTTTGGTTTATGCCGGCAACTCCCATATTATCAAATGGCGGTACCACTCGTGGATTACCAATATCATGTTTCTTAAATGAATCCGGTGACAGTTTAGACGGAATCTCTTCTCTGTGGTTTGAAAACATTTGGTTAGCATCCAACGGTGGCGGTATTGGATCTTACTGGGGAAATGTTCGCTCTGTGGGTGAAAAAGTTGGAATCAATGGTAAAACATCGGGAATTATTCCGTTTATTCGTGTGATGGATTCCTTAACATTTGCGATTAGCCAAGGATCATTGCGTCGTGGATCTGCTGCGGTTTATTTGCCGATTCACCATCCGGAAATTGAAGAGTTTATTGAATTGCGTCGCCCAACTGGCGGTGACTTTAACCGTAAGGCGTTAAACCTACATCACGGTGTTGTGGTGACAGATGAATTTATGCGTGCTGTTGAAGCCGGCGCTAAGTTTAATTTGCGCAGTCCTAAAGATGGGCATGTGGTGCAAGAAGTCGATGCCAGAGCCCTTTGGATACGTTTATTAACAACGCGTATTGAAACTGGTGAACCTTATATTTTGTTTATTGATACCGTTAATAAATACGTACCAGAGCATCATAAAAAAGCCGGGCTTAGCGTTAAAATGTCTAATCTATGTGCTGAAATTACACTGCCAACTGGCCTTGATCATTTGGGCAACGATCGAACGGCAGTGTGTTGTTTGTCATCATTAAACCTAGAAAAATATTTCGAATGGAAAGATCATCCAACCTTTGTTGAAGATATCATGCGTTTCTTGGATAACGTTTTAACGGATTTCATTAATAATGCACCAGACTATATGAGCAAAGCAAAATATTCAGCAATGAGAGAACGCAGTGTTGGATTGGGAGTGATGGGGTTCCATACCTTTTTGCAAGCGCAAAATATTCCAATTGAATCGGTGATGTCTAAGGTTTGGAATAAAAAGATTTTCCAACAAATTCGTGAACAGGCAGATGCTGCATCCAAGACACTTGCGGCAGAAAAAGGAGCCTGTCCTGATGCTGCAGATTTTGGAATTCAAGAACGATTCTCTAACAAAATGGCGATTGCACCAACGGCATCAATTTCAACGATTGCAAACAATACGTCGCCTGGAATTGAACCGATTGCCGCGAACAGCTTTGTGCATAAAACATTAACGGGTTCTGTGACAATTAAGAATAAGTATCTAAAAGCCTTATTACAAAAGTACGATCAAGATACAGATGAAACGTGGTCATCCATTTCAGTAGGTGGTGGATCTGTTCAACATTTGGATTTCTTGACGGATGATGAAAAAGCAATTTTCAAAACAGCCTATGAAATTGATCAACGATGGTTGATTGATTTGGCGGCTGATCGTACACCTTATATATGTCAATCACAGTCATTGAATTTATTTTTACCGTCTGATGTTCATAAAAAGACATTGCATGAAATTCATTTCCTGGCATGGAAAAAAGGCGTGAAAAGTTTGTACTATAAGCGTTCAAAATCAATTCAGCGAGCAGAATCAAATCAAACGACGTACACATGGGATGCAAAACCAGCCGTTGATACGAATGGTGAAGAGTGTTTAGCATGTCAATAG
- the dprA gene encoding DNA-processing protein DprA encodes MGQQELVDWIRLIGTENVGPATFRHLLQRYGSASEALKMLPSISKEKRLTIPSINFAEDQLQKAHEHDIKILTWDDAEYPTYLKAIDSAPPVLYIKGNHKLFYNQNFAIVGSRNASLNGIKFTRDVSSDLGASGLNIVSGLAQGIDTAAHQGSLDTGTIAVLGGGIDVIYPKENAGLHTLIGEQGLLVSEFPFGTPPAAHHFPRRNRIIAGLSSGVLVVEALHQSGSMITANYANDFGRDIFAAPGFPYDPRSEGPNQLIMNGAYLVRSAADIIDHLSIHLDLIKSFDPKKYFPTPGPEVRGLSEMKSKVLDLLSTAPIDIDSIIQHTGLSAAYVWDVMLELELSGKLERLAGNKVSLRP; translated from the coding sequence ATGGGTCAACAAGAGCTTGTAGATTGGATTCGCCTTATTGGTACTGAGAACGTAGGCCCCGCCACATTTCGACATTTATTACAACGTTATGGTTCGGCATCAGAAGCTTTAAAGATGTTGCCCAGCATTAGCAAAGAAAAACGGTTAACCATACCCAGTATTAACTTTGCGGAAGACCAACTGCAAAAAGCCCACGAACACGATATTAAAATACTAACGTGGGATGATGCCGAATATCCCACTTATTTAAAGGCGATTGATTCAGCGCCACCCGTACTATATATAAAGGGAAACCATAAGTTATTTTACAATCAAAATTTTGCCATCGTTGGTAGTCGAAATGCATCATTAAATGGAATTAAATTTACACGAGATGTTAGTTCTGATTTAGGTGCATCTGGCTTAAACATCGTATCCGGCCTTGCCCAAGGAATTGATACAGCCGCTCATCAGGGCTCCTTAGACACTGGAACCATTGCTGTCTTAGGCGGAGGAATTGATGTTATTTATCCAAAAGAAAACGCAGGATTGCATACGTTGATTGGAGAGCAAGGATTATTAGTTTCTGAATTTCCATTTGGGACACCGCCAGCAGCGCATCATTTTCCAAGGCGCAATCGCATTATCGCAGGGCTGTCGTCAGGGGTTCTGGTAGTAGAAGCCCTACATCAATCAGGATCAATGATCACAGCAAATTATGCCAATGACTTTGGTCGAGATATATTTGCAGCTCCAGGCTTTCCCTATGATCCGCGATCAGAAGGTCCCAATCAATTAATCATGAACGGTGCTTATCTTGTAAGAAGCGCTGCTGATATTATCGATCATCTTTCAATCCACTTGGATCTGATAAAATCATTTGATCCAAAAAAATACTTCCCAACCCCAGGACCAGAGGTTCGGGGTCTTTCAGAAATGAAATCTAAAGTACTGGATTTATTGTCAACAGCACCGATTGACATAGATTCAATCATTCAACATACAGGCCTATCCGCGGCGTATGTATGGGATGTAATGTTGGAATTAGAGCTTTCAGGAAAATTAGAACGACTTGCGGGAAATAAAGTAAGCTTGAGACCTTAG
- the bamA gene encoding outer membrane protein assembly factor BamA, with amino-acid sequence MNKKMIAALLVSVFASAVAAESIKDIQVKGSGRVDPSVIQSYLRSKIGDSYDSQLINDDLKNLFATGLFSSISFSFEGQKLFIQVSENPILNEIAFEGMSAVPEDMVKKELHLESRQVFKKADVLKAVDILLQIYRSKGYFNARVTPQIIERPENRLDLIFKIEEGAPTNISKINMVGNAYFDSVDLKSVIDSEESGTFSFFQTNNVYDPNRIRVDEEKMRRLYLKNGFYDFKVDRSTVELLPNYEGFFLTYQLTEGVQYSVGKIALNNPFPSLDVSTIMQEIPYVSGSVFNQESIEESIDKLNDYYAAQGYPFVQITPEFKKDDKTHTIDVTYNVLKAQKIFVEKIVIEGNRLTREHLIRDQLMISEGDPFNPVLVRRSIKNLRNLGLFEPYIATDKRQGSAPDKIILVLRVSERSFFSIMGGVSYGHKQGIAGNASVGHRNIKGTGIAGQLQTVFGANTQSLNLSILKPSIVRDLDFSIAGNIKHDEDKEYSAYREFSYMGSPTLTFNWTENFRTAVDYTFKRYDTNFFEESQRSMRNLQYGDRKEDRYKSAASLNMIYDTRDDRFTPTDGFKASGSLEYSGIGGNVDYVKLDLSGDYYVPFGRSGMVLAVKGAFGKMWETNNHYINFFERYRLGYLSFRGFQVAGLGPREKAPESKTAGAKNPFNSNGTGGLNMYKVTTEFSFPFAADVGVRALTFVDVGSVWGLGTPKAPARENEPSIVGNGDMKTRVSIGFGLQVDIPMMGRLIVGLAKPLIKEEYDQEETFFFTLGGAM; translated from the coding sequence ATGAATAAAAAAATGATAGCGGCACTGTTAGTCAGTGTGTTCGCGTCTGCGGTTGCTGCAGAGTCCATCAAAGATATTCAAGTAAAAGGTAGCGGACGTGTTGATCCTTCCGTAATTCAATCATACTTGCGATCAAAGATTGGCGATTCCTATGACTCCCAGCTAATCAATGATGACTTGAAAAACTTGTTTGCAACAGGATTGTTTAGCAGCATTTCATTCTCATTCGAAGGTCAAAAGCTTTTCATTCAAGTTTCAGAAAACCCCATTTTAAACGAAATAGCTTTCGAAGGTATGTCGGCAGTACCAGAAGACATGGTCAAGAAAGAATTGCACCTTGAAAGTCGTCAGGTATTTAAAAAGGCTGATGTATTAAAAGCTGTGGATATCTTATTACAGATCTATCGTTCCAAGGGATATTTTAATGCCCGTGTAACGCCTCAAATTATTGAACGACCCGAAAATCGTTTGGATTTAATCTTCAAAATTGAAGAAGGAGCTCCAACGAATATCTCCAAGATTAATATGGTGGGTAATGCATACTTTGACTCTGTGGATTTAAAGTCTGTGATTGATTCAGAAGAAAGTGGTACGTTTTCATTTTTCCAAACAAACAACGTTTATGATCCTAACAGAATACGCGTTGACGAAGAAAAGATGCGCAGACTTTATTTAAAAAATGGTTTTTATGATTTTAAAGTTGATCGTTCAACTGTTGAGTTGTTGCCTAATTATGAAGGCTTTTTCTTAACGTATCAATTAACAGAGGGGGTTCAATATTCGGTGGGTAAGATTGCACTGAATAACCCATTCCCATCGTTGGATGTCTCAACAATTATGCAGGAAATACCCTACGTTAGTGGCAGTGTGTTTAACCAAGAAAGCATCGAAGAATCCATTGATAAACTGAATGATTATTATGCAGCTCAAGGCTACCCATTTGTTCAGATTACACCCGAATTTAAAAAAGATGATAAGACTCACACCATTGATGTGACGTATAATGTCTTAAAGGCGCAAAAAATATTTGTTGAAAAAATTGTGATTGAAGGCAATCGCTTAACGCGTGAGCATCTAATTCGTGATCAGTTAATGATCTCAGAAGGCGATCCTTTTAACCCGGTATTAGTGCGCAGGTCTATCAAGAATTTAAGAAATCTTGGATTGTTTGAACCATACATCGCAACAGATAAACGTCAAGGGTCAGCACCGGATAAAATCATTTTGGTTTTGCGCGTGTCTGAACGTTCTTTCTTCAGCATTATGGGCGGAGTATCCTACGGGCATAAGCAAGGGATCGCGGGAAATGCTAGCGTTGGTCATCGTAACATAAAAGGTACGGGTATAGCTGGGCAATTGCAGACGGTCTTTGGTGCGAATACTCAAAGTTTAAACCTCAGCATCTTAAAGCCCTCAATTGTTCGTGATTTAGATTTTTCGATCGCTGGAAACATCAAGCATGATGAGGATAAAGAATATTCTGCATATCGTGAGTTTTCATATATGGGGTCTCCCACACTGACGTTCAATTGGACAGAAAACTTTAGAACGGCTGTCGACTATACATTTAAACGATATGATACAAATTTCTTTGAGGAATCTCAACGCAGTATGCGTAATCTTCAGTATGGTGACAGAAAAGAAGATCGTTACAAATCAGCAGCTTCGCTCAATATGATTTATGATACCAGGGATGACCGCTTTACGCCTACGGATGGATTTAAGGCATCTGGATCTTTGGAATATTCTGGAATCGGTGGAAATGTAGATTACGTTAAGTTAGATCTGTCGGGCGATTATTATGTTCCGTTTGGTCGCAGCGGAATGGTGTTGGCCGTCAAAGGTGCATTTGGAAAAATGTGGGAAACCAACAATCATTACATCAACTTTTTTGAACGATATCGTTTAGGGTATTTGTCTTTCCGTGGATTCCAAGTTGCAGGACTGGGACCAAGAGAAAAAGCACCCGAATCTAAGACGGCAGGCGCTAAAAATCCATTTAACAGTAACGGTACAGGTGGTTTGAATATGTACAAAGTTACTACAGAATTCTCATTCCCCTTCGCTGCGGATGTGGGGGTTCGTGCATTAACATTCGTGGATGTTGGAAGCGTATGGGGTCTTGGAACTCCAAAGGCTCCAGCACGTGAGAATGAGCCGTCTATTGTAGGCAACGGGGACATGAAAACACGCGTCAGCATTGGTTTTGGACTTCAAGTTGATATCCCAATGATGGGTCGATTGATTGTCGGTCTTGCTAAACCATTGATAAAAGAAGAATATGATCAGGAAGAAACTTTCTTCTTTACATTGGGAGGGGCGATGTAA
- a CDS encoding ribonucleotide-diphosphate reductase subunit beta — MSLLDAQRIYKPFKYPWAYEAWSTQQRIHWIPEEVSLHEDIRDWRQKLSDKERNLLTQIFRFFTQSDVEVQNCYMENYGRIFKPTEVKMMLAAFSNMETIHIAAYSYLLDTIGIPETEYQAFLKYKEMKDKFDHLQEFNVDSKVDIAKTLAVFGAFTEGLQLFASFAILLNFPRFNKMKGMGQIVAWSARDESLHTLSIIQLFRTFLQENPEIDTPELKEQITKECRISVELEDAFIDLAYEAGDIEGLKASEVKEYIRYIADRRLNQLGYDPIYSADKNPLPWMDEMLNGVEHTNFFENRVTEYSKGTTQGTWDDVFDTIAG; from the coding sequence ATGTCTCTATTAGATGCACAACGAATTTACAAACCCTTTAAATATCCCTGGGCGTATGAAGCCTGGTCAACTCAACAGCGCATTCATTGGATTCCAGAAGAAGTCTCCTTGCATGAAGATATTCGTGATTGGCGTCAAAAGCTAAGTGATAAAGAACGCAACTTATTAACGCAGATTTTCCGTTTCTTTACGCAAAGTGATGTGGAAGTTCAAAATTGTTACATGGAAAACTATGGTCGTATTTTTAAACCAACCGAAGTAAAAATGATGTTGGCCGCGTTTTCGAATATGGAAACGATTCATATCGCGGCGTATTCATATTTACTAGATACAATAGGTATTCCTGAAACAGAATATCAGGCCTTCTTAAAATACAAAGAAATGAAAGACAAGTTCGATCACTTGCAAGAATTTAACGTGGATTCCAAAGTTGATATTGCAAAAACATTGGCAGTATTTGGAGCCTTTACCGAAGGACTACAACTGTTTGCAAGTTTTGCTATTTTATTAAACTTTCCACGATTTAATAAGATGAAGGGGATGGGGCAAATTGTTGCATGGTCAGCACGCGATGAATCGTTGCATACGTTATCAATCATTCAGTTATTCAGAACATTCTTGCAAGAAAATCCAGAAATTGATACCCCTGAATTGAAAGAGCAGATTACAAAAGAATGTCGTATATCGGTTGAGCTAGAAGACGCATTCATTGATTTGGCGTACGAAGCTGGCGATATCGAGGGATTAAAAGCATCGGAAGTAAAAGAATACATTCGATACATTGCAGATCGTCGCTTAAACCAGCTTGGGTATGATCCAATTTATAGCGCGGATAAAAACCCATTGCCTTGGATGGATGAAATGTTAAATGGCGTGGAGCACACGAATTTCTTTGAAAACAGAGTGACCGAATATTCAAAAGGCACAACTCAAGGAACGTGGGATGATGTGTTTGATACAATCGCTGGATAA
- the fabZ gene encoding 3-hydroxyacyl-ACP dehydratase FabZ: protein MSFPMDVVKIQSFIPHRFPFLLVDRVVSISETEIVALKNVTINEPFFQGHFPGAPVMPGVLIVEALAQAAGVFMGHQLELQGQSMADKLMFFMSIDQVKFRQVVAPGDQLMLHVSLVQKRGAIAKFEAKATVDGKVTTEANFMAMLSDKK from the coding sequence ATGAGCTTTCCAATGGATGTTGTAAAGATTCAAAGTTTTATCCCGCACCGATTCCCATTTTTATTGGTGGATCGTGTGGTATCGATTTCAGAAACAGAGATCGTTGCATTGAAAAATGTGACGATCAATGAACCATTTTTTCAGGGACACTTTCCGGGTGCTCCTGTGATGCCAGGCGTATTGATTGTGGAAGCATTAGCCCAAGCAGCCGGCGTGTTTATGGGGCATCAATTGGAACTTCAGGGTCAATCTATGGCTGATAAATTGATGTTTTTTATGAGCATTGATCAAGTAAAGTTTCGTCAAGTTGTTGCGCCAGGTGACCAACTTATGTTACATGTATCGTTAGTACAAAAACGTGGTGCCATTGCAAAGTTTGAAGCAAAGGCAACCGTTGATGGCAAAGTTACTACAGAAGCCAACTTTATGGCAATGTTGTCCGATAAAAAATAA